One stretch of Flavobacterium sp. 9 DNA includes these proteins:
- the gldG gene encoding gliding motility-associated ABC transporter substrate-binding protein GldG — protein sequence MKASTQQNIKTLGITVFVLIVLNVLGSLFFHRFDLTKDKRYTLSETSLQIVKQVKNPLSIKIYMQGDLPADFKRLQQETRQLLEEFQAYNSNIVFEFVNPMENKDESMDVVKSLYQKGLTPINITVDDKGKQSQAMVFPWAIAVYNNKEVNIPLLKNIMGASTTQKVIGSIQHLEYSIADAINKISKDRQKKVAIIKGNGELNEIHIAKMLQQIRESYYIGPFTLDSVAKDPNGTLDALKKYDLAIISKPTQTFSDEEKQVLDQYIMNGGKTLWLIDQVAADMDSLYNQSGATLAYPRDLNLNDMFFKYGFRINPDLVKDEQGSPIKLATGEQGSATQYQEFIWKYAPVVVPVSNNPIVKNLGQIKFDFASPIDTLKNGIKKTVLLQSSQYSKVIGAPTEINLNIVTEKSSPQDYLNKGNIPLSVLLEGSFNSAFENRVLPFKENSFLAKGKPNKMIVIADGDLAKNQLDKNMMPVELGYDQRTGNLYDNKDFMMNCINYLLDDTGLINIRSKDVSLPLLDKEKVYENYTMTQFITIGLPILILLVFGIVFTYLRKRKYSK from the coding sequence ATGAAAGCGTCTACTCAACAAAATATCAAAACATTAGGTATTACTGTTTTTGTTTTAATCGTTTTAAATGTATTAGGAAGTTTGTTTTTCCACCGATTTGATTTAACAAAAGACAAAAGATATACTTTATCCGAAACCTCTTTACAGATTGTAAAACAGGTAAAAAATCCGTTGTCAATTAAGATTTACATGCAAGGTGATTTACCGGCAGATTTTAAACGTTTACAACAAGAAACCAGACAATTACTAGAAGAATTTCAAGCTTATAACAGCAATATAGTTTTCGAATTTGTAAATCCAATGGAAAACAAAGACGAAAGCATGGATGTGGTAAAATCTTTGTATCAAAAAGGTCTTACGCCAATAAACATAACTGTTGACGATAAAGGAAAGCAATCTCAGGCGATGGTTTTTCCTTGGGCAATTGCAGTTTATAACAATAAAGAAGTTAATATTCCTTTGTTGAAAAACATTATGGGCGCTTCAACTACACAAAAAGTAATTGGATCGATTCAGCATTTAGAATATTCAATTGCTGATGCTATAAATAAAATTAGCAAAGACAGACAAAAGAAAGTTGCGATCATAAAAGGAAATGGAGAATTGAACGAAATTCACATTGCCAAAATGTTACAGCAAATTCGCGAAAGCTACTATATTGGACCTTTTACATTAGATTCTGTAGCCAAAGATCCAAACGGAACTTTAGACGCTTTAAAGAAATACGATCTTGCAATTATCTCAAAACCAACACAAACTTTTTCTGACGAAGAAAAACAAGTTTTAGATCAATATATCATGAACGGCGGAAAAACGTTATGGTTAATCGATCAGGTTGCTGCAGATATGGACAGTTTATACAATCAATCCGGAGCAACTTTAGCGTATCCAAGAGATTTGAATCTTAACGATATGTTCTTCAAATACGGATTCAGAATTAATCCTGATTTGGTAAAAGACGAACAAGGAAGTCCAATAAAATTAGCTACCGGAGAACAAGGAAGTGCTACTCAATATCAGGAATTTATTTGGAAATATGCTCCAGTCGTAGTTCCTGTCAGCAATAATCCTATAGTAAAAAATCTAGGTCAGATTAAGTTTGATTTTGCAAGTCCAATCGATACTTTAAAAAACGGAATCAAAAAAACGGTTTTATTACAATCGTCTCAATATTCGAAGGTAATTGGAGCTCCAACAGAAATCAATTTAAATATTGTAACAGAAAAAAGTTCTCCACAGGATTATTTAAACAAAGGAAATATTCCGCTTTCTGTTTTACTGGAAGGTTCTTTCAATTCGGCTTTTGAGAATCGCGTTTTGCCTTTCAAAGAAAATTCATTTTTAGCAAAAGGAAAACCTAACAAAATGATTGTAATTGCTGATGGAGATCTGGCGAAAAATCAATTAGACAAAAACATGATGCCTGTAGAATTAGGTTACGATCAACGTACCGGAAACCTATACGACAACAAAGATTTTATGATGAATTGTATTAATTATTTGTTGGATGACACAGGACTTATTAACATTAGAAGTAAAGATGTCAGCTTACCATTATTAGACAAAGAGAAGGTTTACGAGAATTATACGATGACACAATTCATAACTATCGGACTTCCAATTCTAATTTTATTAGTTTTCGGAATCGTATTTACTTACTTGCGAAAAAGAAAATACAGCAAATAG
- the dnaN gene encoding DNA polymerase III subunit beta produces MKFIVSSSYLLKQLQVLGSVINSNNTLPILDNFLFELDNSELTVSASDLETTMSATLSIDSTSKGSVAVPAKLLLEILKTFPEQPLTFTVEENNTVEISSNSGKYALAYAAGEEFPKAVSLEDPSVTLVPADVLATAVSKTIFAAGNDDLRPVMSGVFFQFSPEGLTFVATDAHKLVKYARTDVKASQVADFIMPKKPLNILKSILGSSDAEVKIEYNDSNATFSFDNYILMCRLIDGKYPNYEAVIPKENPNKLMIDRSLFLSSVRRVAIFSNKTTHQIRLKIAGAELNVSAEDIDYSNKAEERLTCDYQGDDLQIGFNSRFLTEMLTNLQSDMIMLEMSLPNRAGILTPVDGLEEGETVTMLVMPVMLNS; encoded by the coding sequence ATGAAATTTATAGTATCGAGTTCGTACTTATTAAAACAATTACAAGTTTTAGGTAGTGTAATCAACAGTAACAATACGTTGCCTATTTTAGATAACTTTTTATTTGAACTAGACAATAGTGAGTTGACAGTTTCGGCTTCAGATCTTGAAACTACAATGTCGGCTACATTATCAATCGATTCTACAAGTAAAGGAAGTGTTGCTGTTCCAGCTAAACTTTTGCTTGAAATTTTGAAAACGTTTCCAGAACAACCTTTGACTTTTACAGTTGAAGAAAACAATACAGTCGAAATTAGTTCAAACTCAGGAAAATATGCATTAGCATATGCTGCAGGAGAAGAATTTCCTAAAGCAGTAAGTCTTGAGGATCCTTCTGTTACGCTTGTTCCTGCAGATGTTTTAGCAACTGCTGTAAGCAAAACTATTTTTGCTGCCGGAAACGACGATTTACGTCCGGTAATGTCTGGGGTTTTCTTTCAGTTCTCACCAGAAGGATTGACTTTTGTAGCAACTGATGCTCATAAATTAGTAAAATATGCACGTACAGATGTAAAAGCATCTCAGGTTGCTGATTTTATTATGCCTAAGAAACCATTGAATATCTTAAAAAGTATCCTTGGATCTTCTGATGCTGAAGTAAAAATTGAATACAACGATTCAAATGCGACTTTCTCATTTGACAATTATATCTTAATGTGTCGTTTAATTGATGGAAAATACCCTAATTATGAAGCGGTAATTCCAAAAGAAAATCCAAACAAATTAATGATTGACCGTTCTTTATTTTTAAGTTCTGTTCGTCGTGTGGCAATTTTCTCAAACAAAACAACACACCAAATTCGTCTAAAAATCGCTGGAGCTGAATTAAATGTTTCTGCCGAAGATATTGACTATTCAAACAAAGCTGAAGAAAGATTGACTTGTGATTATCAAGGAGATGATCTTCAAATTGGTTTCAACTCTCGTTTCTTAACAGAGATGTTAACTAACTTACAATCTGATATGATTATGTTAGAAATGTCATTGCCTAACAGAGCCGGAATCCTTACGCCAGTTGATGGTTTAGAAGAAGGAGAAACCGTTACAATGTTGGTAATGCCTGTAATGTTAAATAGTTAA
- a CDS encoding DsbA family oxidoreductase, whose amino-acid sequence MKIEIWSDIMCPFCYIGKRQLETALAEFPNGEFEIEWKSFQLDPTIAPQSGKDVYTFLAERKGISVEQSIEMHKGVVERAKSVGLDYHFDKAIISNSLTAHRIIHLAKTKKLGDEMEEIFFKAYFTEGKDLNDNQTLIALGVQAGLDSKEVQEVIENENLYLSDVHADIHEANEIGVQGVPFFVFDRKYAVSGAQPVEAFVQTIKEGLK is encoded by the coding sequence ATGAAAATAGAAATTTGGTCGGACATCATGTGTCCGTTTTGTTACATCGGAAAAAGACAACTGGAAACAGCCTTAGCTGAGTTTCCAAATGGAGAATTTGAAATTGAGTGGAAAAGTTTTCAACTTGATCCAACTATTGCGCCACAATCAGGTAAAGATGTTTATACGTTTCTAGCTGAACGAAAAGGTATTTCTGTTGAACAATCAATAGAAATGCATAAAGGTGTCGTAGAACGCGCAAAAAGCGTTGGTTTGGATTATCATTTTGACAAAGCGATTATCTCGAATTCTTTGACTGCACATCGCATTATACATTTGGCTAAAACCAAAAAATTAGGCGACGAAATGGAAGAGATCTTCTTTAAAGCTTATTTTACTGAAGGAAAAGATCTAAATGACAATCAAACTTTAATAGCATTAGGTGTTCAAGCAGGTTTAGATTCAAAAGAAGTACAAGAAGTTATAGAGAATGAGAATCTATATCTAAGTGATGTTCACGCTGATATTCACGAAGCAAATGAAATTGGAGTACAAGGTGTTCCATTTTTTGTTTTTGATCGAAAATACGCTGTTTCAGGAGCACAACCAGTTGAAGCTTTTGTACAGACTATTAAAGAAGGATTGAAGTAG
- a CDS encoding DNA mismatch repair protein, which produces MEAYNNKVEHYTALFHKINKRYNSISILRLLTVFLCLFMLFYYIKTSEILYVVFAFLSFVGFIFLMRLHSKLSFQKELTSAILKINKNEITYLKREKIPFENGIEFNDFHHPYAYDLDIFGDHSLFQNINRTATFIGKKTLANQLLKLLPNETILENQEAINELKTKIDWRQDFLALAIVSNDSKNSFDSLIYWNSFKNNHLSKVLIALSIILPTLFFGFLIAYSITSKTILLSYVTYIFIANMIVLGQSFKRIQSEIAKADNIDKIIKQYSLLVEKIENETFQSKKLIDLQQQLIFRKETASKHLNDLSELFSRMDTINNFVTAIVFNGTFLFNLHVLKALLKWKENYSTELEKWIEIIGEFEALNSYANLAYNNQDFVFPEINSEYKIGFSDLSHPLLNPATRVGNDTHFYPESFMILTGSNMSGKSTFLRSLGINMVLGGVGSVVCASKANIHPLPVLVSMRLSDSLADSESYFFAEIKRLKQIMDALEEQPAFVLLDEILRGTNSDDKRNGTIEVVKKIIAKKAIGAIATHDIEVCLTTNEYQNILTNQCFEVEIKNNELHFDYKLRNGICQNKSATFLMQKMGVI; this is translated from the coding sequence ATGGAAGCATACAATAATAAAGTTGAACACTATACTGCACTTTTTCATAAAATCAATAAAAGATACAATAGCATAAGTATTCTGCGTCTTTTAACCGTTTTTCTTTGTTTGTTTATGTTGTTTTATTACATAAAAACCAGTGAAATTCTTTACGTAGTTTTTGCTTTTCTATCTTTTGTTGGTTTTATTTTTTTGATGCGACTTCATTCAAAATTGTCTTTCCAGAAAGAACTTACTTCTGCTATTTTAAAAATCAATAAAAATGAAATAACGTATTTAAAAAGAGAAAAAATCCCTTTTGAAAACGGAATTGAATTCAATGATTTTCATCATCCTTATGCTTACGATTTAGATATTTTTGGAGATCATTCTTTATTCCAAAATATAAATAGAACAGCAACTTTTATCGGAAAAAAAACATTGGCAAATCAATTATTGAAGTTGTTGCCTAATGAAACAATTCTGGAAAACCAAGAAGCAATTAACGAGTTAAAAACTAAAATTGATTGGCGTCAGGATTTCCTGGCTTTAGCAATTGTCAGTAATGACAGTAAGAATTCATTTGATTCTTTAATTTATTGGAATTCATTTAAAAATAATCATTTATCTAAAGTTTTAATTGCACTTTCAATTATCCTTCCAACTTTGTTTTTTGGCTTTCTAATAGCTTATTCTATAACTTCAAAAACGATTTTATTATCTTATGTGACTTATATTTTTATAGCCAATATGATCGTGTTAGGACAATCATTTAAAAGAATTCAATCGGAAATTGCAAAGGCAGATAATATCGATAAAATCATTAAACAATATAGTTTATTAGTAGAGAAAATTGAAAACGAAACTTTTCAATCTAAGAAACTAATCGATTTACAACAACAGCTTATTTTTAGAAAAGAAACTGCAAGTAAACATTTAAATGATCTTTCGGAGTTATTTTCGAGAATGGATACTATTAATAATTTTGTAACTGCAATAGTATTTAACGGAACCTTTTTGTTTAATCTTCACGTTTTAAAAGCATTATTAAAATGGAAAGAAAACTATTCAACAGAACTTGAAAAATGGATTGAAATTATTGGTGAATTTGAAGCTTTAAATAGTTATGCAAATCTTGCTTATAATAACCAGGATTTTGTTTTTCCTGAAATCAATTCAGAATATAAAATTGGATTTTCAGATTTAAGTCATCCGTTATTGAATCCGGCAACTAGAGTAGGGAATGACACTCATTTTTATCCGGAATCGTTTATGATTCTTACAGGTTCTAATATGTCGGGTAAAAGTACTTTTTTAAGAAGTTTAGGAATCAATATGGTTTTAGGCGGAGTAGGTTCAGTTGTTTGTGCTTCAAAAGCTAACATTCACCCACTTCCAGTTTTAGTTTCAATGAGATTATCGGATTCTTTAGCAGATAGCGAATCTTATTTCTTTGCTGAAATCAAACGTTTAAAGCAAATTATGGACGCATTAGAAGAGCAACCGGCGTTTGTTTTATTAGACGAAATTTTAAGAGGAACAAACTCTGACGACAAACGAAACGGAACAATTGAGGTTGTAAAAAAGATTATTGCAAAAAAAGCAATTGGAGCAATCGCGACGCACGATATCGAAGTATGTTTAACAACAAATGAATATCAGAATATTTTAACGAATCAATGTTTTGAAGTAGAAATTAAAAACAACGAACTTCACTTTGATTATAAACTCCGCAACGGAATCTGCCAGAATAAAAGCGCAACGTTCTTAATGCAAAAAATGGGGGTGATTTAG
- a CDS encoding universal stress protein: MKKILFPTDFSGAATNAFVHALEFAKIVNAELILLHTFEIPVYDSQFFPENYASIYSSIELAKFEMFKDEIPKLRAIATERKLDDIVIKHRLMDGDLIYNLKNAVEEDKIDFVIMGTSGVTDWTKFFLGSNTSSVISEVKVPVLCIPADAKFKKIKTIAFTTRYREKDKTELRKVLEIANKTKAKVKSLYVRTSNSDVSDATIKEWEREFANDNVEFLVLPSDEVKETILDFILYKDVDVLTTITHKRSFFESIFESSFSKKITKEVSIPVLVMHET; the protein is encoded by the coding sequence ATGAAAAAGATATTATTTCCAACAGATTTTTCCGGAGCAGCCACAAATGCTTTTGTTCATGCTTTAGAATTTGCTAAAATTGTTAATGCAGAACTTATTTTGTTGCATACTTTTGAGATTCCGGTTTATGACAGCCAGTTTTTTCCTGAAAATTATGCCTCGATTTATAGTTCAATAGAATTAGCAAAATTTGAAATGTTTAAGGATGAAATTCCAAAACTTAGAGCTATTGCCACAGAACGAAAATTGGACGACATTGTAATAAAACATCGCTTAATGGATGGCGATTTAATTTATAATTTAAAAAACGCAGTCGAAGAAGATAAGATTGATTTTGTAATAATGGGAACTTCGGGAGTTACAGACTGGACAAAATTCTTTCTGGGATCAAATACGAGTTCTGTAATTTCAGAAGTAAAAGTTCCGGTTCTGTGTATTCCTGCCGATGCAAAATTCAAGAAAATTAAAACAATTGCTTTCACAACGCGCTATCGTGAAAAAGATAAAACAGAGTTAAGAAAAGTTCTTGAAATTGCAAATAAAACAAAAGCAAAAGTAAAAAGTTTATATGTTAGAACTTCTAATTCAGATGTTTCAGATGCTACTATTAAAGAATGGGAAAGAGAATTTGCAAACGATAATGTTGAATTTCTAGTCTTGCCAAGTGACGAAGTAAAAGAAACAATTCTTGATTTTATACTTTATAAAGATGTTGATGTTTTAACGACAATAACGCATAAAAGATCTTTCTTTGAGAGTATTTTTGAATCCAGTTTTTCTAAGAAAATTACAAAAGAAGTTTCAATTCCGGTTTTGGTAATGCATGAAACCTAA
- the mnmE gene encoding tRNA uridine-5-carboxymethylaminomethyl(34) synthesis GTPase MnmE: MINQDSIVALATPSGAGAIAIIRISGSDAITIGNSVFKSIKNKDLTQQKTHTLHLGHIVDDSKTLDEVLVSVFKGPNSYTGENTIEISCHGSTYIQQQIIQLLLRKGCRMADAGEFTLRAFLNGKLDLSQAEAVADLISSDNEASHQIAMQQMRGGFSNEIAKLREELLNFASLIELELDFAEEDVEFADRTQFHELLNRIEFVLKRLIDSFAVGNVIKNGIPVAIVGEPNVGKSTLLNALLNEERAIVSDIAGTTRDTIEDELVIGGIGFRFIDTAGIRETKDVVESIGIKKTFEKIDQAQVVIYLFDGLKFQISSSEFVSEIEQIKNKYPLKPLVIVVNKKDVLSADEVLNITTKLENLNAKLLLISAKEKIGVDDLKNELLSFVNTGALRNNETIVTNTRHYDSLLKALDEIQKVKYGLETNLSSDLIALDIREALYQFGLITGQVSNDELLGNIFANFCIGK; the protein is encoded by the coding sequence ATGATAAATCAAGATTCTATAGTTGCATTGGCTACTCCATCCGGAGCTGGAGCTATTGCTATCATTCGTATTTCGGGTTCTGACGCTATTACCATTGGAAATTCGGTTTTTAAATCCATAAAAAACAAAGACTTAACGCAGCAAAAAACACATACTTTGCATTTAGGTCATATTGTCGATGATTCGAAAACACTTGATGAAGTTTTGGTTTCTGTTTTTAAAGGACCAAATTCTTATACTGGCGAAAATACCATTGAAATCTCTTGTCACGGTTCTACATATATTCAGCAGCAAATTATTCAGTTATTATTGAGAAAAGGCTGTAGAATGGCTGATGCGGGTGAATTTACGCTTAGAGCTTTCCTTAACGGGAAATTAGATTTATCACAAGCAGAAGCTGTTGCAGATTTGATTTCGTCAGATAATGAAGCTTCGCATCAAATTGCTATGCAGCAAATGCGTGGTGGTTTTAGTAATGAAATAGCAAAATTGCGTGAAGAACTTTTAAACTTTGCGTCGTTAATCGAACTGGAATTAGATTTTGCAGAAGAAGATGTGGAATTTGCTGACAGAACTCAATTTCACGAATTATTGAACAGAATTGAATTTGTTTTGAAACGTTTAATTGATTCGTTTGCAGTTGGAAACGTTATTAAAAACGGAATTCCTGTTGCAATTGTTGGTGAACCAAATGTTGGAAAATCGACTTTGCTGAATGCTTTATTAAACGAAGAACGCGCCATTGTTTCGGACATTGCAGGAACAACTCGTGATACTATTGAAGATGAATTGGTGATTGGCGGAATTGGTTTTAGATTTATCGATACAGCAGGAATCCGAGAAACAAAAGATGTTGTTGAAAGCATAGGAATCAAAAAAACTTTTGAAAAAATCGATCAGGCGCAAGTTGTTATTTATTTGTTTGATGGTTTAAAATTCCAGATTTCAAGTTCTGAATTTGTTTCTGAAATTGAGCAAATCAAGAATAAATATCCATTAAAACCATTGGTAATTGTAGTAAATAAAAAAGATGTATTGTCTGCTGATGAAGTTTTAAATATTACTACAAAGCTTGAAAACTTAAATGCAAAACTTTTATTGATTTCTGCTAAAGAGAAAATTGGTGTTGATGATTTAAAGAATGAATTACTTTCGTTTGTAAATACCGGTGCTCTTCGTAATAATGAAACGATTGTAACAAATACAAGACATTACGATTCATTACTTAAAGCATTAGACGAAATACAAAAAGTAAAATATGGTCTTGAAACAAATCTTTCAAGCGACTTAATTGCTCTTGATATTCGCGAAGCTTTATATCAATTTGGACTTATTACGGGTCAGGTTTCTAATGATGAATTATTAGGGAATATTTTTGCTAACTTCTGTATTGGAAAATAA